One part of the Solanum dulcamara chromosome 8, daSolDulc1.2, whole genome shotgun sequence genome encodes these proteins:
- the LOC129899178 gene encoding succinate--CoA ligase [ADP-forming] subunit beta, mitochondrial — MVRGMLRKLANQSLSVAGKWQQQQLRRLNIHEYQGAELMGKYGINVPKGVAFASLDEVKKAIQDVFPNQNEVVIKSQVLAGGRGLGTFKNGFQGGVHIIKADQAEEIASKMLGQILVTKQTGAQGKVVSKVYLCERMSLVNEMYFSIILDRATAGPLIIACRKGGTSIEDLAEKFPDMIIKVPIDVFKGISDEDAAKVVDGLAPKLADRNDSIEQVKKLYKLFCETDCTMLEINPLAETSDNKLIAADAKLNFDDNAAYRQKEIFSLRDSSQEDPREVAAAKADLNYIGLDGEIGCMVNGAGLAMATMDIIKLHGGTPANFLDVGGNASEGQVVEAFKILTADEKVRAILVNIFGGIMKCDVIASGIVNAAKQVQLKVPVIVRLEGTNVEQGKRILKESGMKLITAEDLDDAAEKAVKALA, encoded by the exons CTTGCTAACCAGTCTCTTTCAGTCGCCGGAAAATGGCAGCAGCAACAGCTCCGCCGCCTCAACATCCATGAGTATCAG GGGGCTGAATTGATGGGAAAATATGGAATCAATGTACCGAAAGGTGTTGCTTTTGCTTCCCTTGATGAAGTGAAAAAAGCAATTCAAGACGTGTTCCCTAACCAAAATGAG GTGGTTATTAAATCACAAGTCCTTGCTGGTGGACGTGGCCTTGGAACGTTCAAAAATGGATTTCAGGGTGGAGTTCATATTATCAAGGCTGATCAGGCTGAAGAAATTGCCA GTAAAATGCTTGGACAAATACTTGTTACTAAGCAAACTGGAGCTCAAGGAAAAGTTGTCAGCAAG GTTTACCTATGTGAAAGGATGTCCTTGGTTAATGAAATGtacttttcaattatacttGATCGTGCAACCGCTGGCCCT CTCATTATTGCTTGTCGAAAGGGTGGAACCAGCATCGAAGACCTTGCAGAAAAATTCCCCGACATGATTATAAAG GTTCCAATCGATGTTTTCAAAGGAATCAGTGATGAAGATGCTGCGAAGGTTGTTGATGGTTTGGCTCCAAAACTAGCTGACCGAAACGATTCAATTGAACAAGTGAAAAAGTTGTACAAACTTTTCTGTGAAACTGACTGCACAATGTTAGAG ATCAACCCCCTTGCAGAAACATCTGACAACAAGCTAATAGCTGCAGATGCAAAGCTCAATTTTGATGATAATGCTGCTTACCGTCAAAAAGAGATCTTTTCTCTTCGTGATTCATCACAAGAGGATCCCCGTGAG GTTGCTGCCGCAAAAGCTGATTTGAATTATATTGGCTTGGATGGAGAAATTGGTTGCATGGTTAATGGTGCTGGATTGGCTATGGCTACTATGGATATTATTAAGCTCCATGGGGGAACGCCAGCCAATTTTCTAGATGTGGGTGGAAATGCTTCTGAAGGCCAG GTTGTGGAGGCCTTCAAAATTTTGACTGCAGACGAGAAGGTGAGAGCTATTTTGGTGAACATCTTTGGAGGAATAATGAAGTGTGATGTGATAGCCAGTGGTATTGTTAATGCTGCCAAACAG GTTCAACTGAAAGTGCCTGTGATTGTTCGTCTGGAAGGCACTAATGTCGAACAAGGGAAGAGAATTCTCAAG GAAAGTGGCATGAAACTGATAACTGCCGAGGATTTAGATGACGCAGCTGAAAAAGCAGTCAAAGCCTTAGCttag
- the LOC129900713 gene encoding CRIB domain-containing protein RIC6-like, which produces MATKVKGLLKGLRYISQIFDEEKEKEIQIGFPTDVKHVAHIGWDGPSTDNNPSWMKEFNGPGQFQSAPLVPPASDNPEIKWVSEDSNRRSRNANSSSVRDQPEQSKSTRHHSSSKENGGTDSPKKSKSSRRHRRKDSADDLKHGRIPLDSAAGSESPARDLPNIPKKSRRKKSKESVPGGTVAGSRSSKSKGTSSSTAAAPASDPRSEGAIQSSRNNESIVS; this is translated from the exons ATGGCCACCAAGGTGAAAGGACTCCTTAAAGGCCTTCGTTACATTTCTCAAATATTTG ATgaggagaaagaaaaagaaatacagATTGGTTTTCCCACAGATGTAAAGCATGTTGCGCATATAGGATGGGATGGACCATCAACAGATAATAATCCAAGTTGG ATGAAAGAATTCAATGGACCAGGACAATTTCAGTCAGCACCTTTGGTTCCTCCAGCATCAGATAATCCTGAAATTAAATGGGTTTCTGAAG ATTCAAACCGAAGGTCCAGAAATGCAAATTCTTCTTCCGTCCGAGATCAACCAGAACAATCAAAATCAACCAGGCATCATTCCTCTTCTAAGGAAAATGGCGGGACTGATTCTCCAAAGAAATCCAAGAGTTCCCGGCGTCACCGCCGGAAGGACTCTGCTGACGATTTAAAACATGGCCGGATCCCGCTAGATTCAGCCGCTGGCTCGGAATCTCCGGCAAGAGACCTTCCGAACATCCCTAAAAAATCACGTCGGAAGAAGTCCAAGGAATCCGTCCCAGGAGGTACCGTCGCCGGATCCCGATCGTCAAAGTCTAAAGGCACTTCTTCTAGTACAGCTGCAGCTCCAGCATCGGATCCAAGATCTGAAGGTGCAATACAGAGTTCGAGAAACAATGAAAGCATCGTTTCATaa
- the LOC129899049 gene encoding glycolipid transfer protein 1-like — protein MEGTVFTPALEGIKHVKSEEGVMLTRPFLDVCKHILPIIEKFGAAMALVKSDIGGNITRLENKYLSNPTKYTNLYSMVQEEVEAKTAKGSSSSTNGLLWLTRAMDFLVELFRNLLEHGDWAMSQACSDSYSKTLKKWHGWIASSSFTVAMKLAPDRKKFMDVICGTGDINSDIEKFCTTFSPLLEENHKFLASVGMDELKAS, from the exons ATGGAAGGCACTGTCTTCACCCCTGCTTTAGAAGGAATCAAGCACGTCAAGTCTGAGGAAGGAGTAATGCTTACCAGACCTTTCTTAGATGTCTGCAAGCACATCTTACCTATTATAG AAAAGTTTGGAGCTGCCATGGCACTAGTCAAGTCTGACATTGGTGGAAATATAACG AGGTTAGAAAACAAGTACTTGTCGAACCCAACAAAATATACAAACTTGTACAGCATGGTGCAAGAAGAGGTTGAAGCAAAGACAGCAAAAGGCTCTTCCAGTAGCACAAATGGTCTTCTTTGGTTGACAAG GGCTATGGATTTTCTGGTGGAGCTGTTTAGAAATTTACTGGAGCATGGGGACTGGGCAATGTCACAAGCTTGCTCTGATTCCTACAGCAAGACATTGAAAAAGTGGCATGGATGGATAGCGAGTTCAAGTTTTACG GTGGCAATGAAGCTTGCTCCAGATAGGAAGAAATTTATGGATGTAATATGCGGAACCGGTGATATTAATAGTGACATTGAAAAATTCTGTACTACTTTCTCACCGCTTCTTGAAGAGAACCACAAGTTCTTG GCCAGCGTAGGAATGGATGAACTGAAAGCATCTTAA